In Phycisphaerae bacterium, a single window of DNA contains:
- a CDS encoding aminotransferase class I/II-fold pyridoxal phosphate-dependent enzyme — protein sequence MSQETRAVHAGIGQYDHLPVVPPIYATSTFAFEDADHGAALFSGKGRGYIYSRMGNPTVEALENCVAALEGGHKALACASGMAAIHTTLAALLSAGDHVVCSDAVYGPTCTLIESFLSRFGIESTFVDTSDTGAVQNAIRPKTKVVYVETPGNPTLVVSDLAAIADIAHASGALVVVDNTFLSPILQQPFGYGVDVVLHSMTKFLNGHADVVGGIIVVRDEERYRQFRGVLNGLGGVLPPFESFLVHRGIKTLAVRMQRHCENAVKVVQYLQKHVAIEWVRYPWLESHPQFEVSRRQSSGGGAVISFELKGGLEAGRRMMNAVKLCTLAVSLGGVETLIEHPASMTHASMGREARRRGHISDGLVRISVGIENADEIIADLEQALHAAMADAPVSAPAEARTKSPRPKSTMAL from the coding sequence ATGTCGCAGGAAACGCGCGCGGTACACGCCGGTATCGGGCAGTATGACCATCTCCCCGTCGTCCCGCCGATCTATGCTACGTCCACCTTTGCCTTCGAGGATGCCGATCACGGCGCCGCCTTGTTCAGCGGAAAGGGCCGGGGGTACATCTATTCGAGAATGGGCAATCCTACGGTCGAGGCGCTGGAAAACTGCGTTGCGGCACTGGAAGGCGGACACAAGGCCCTGGCCTGTGCCAGTGGCATGGCAGCGATTCACACCACGCTCGCCGCGCTCCTTTCTGCAGGCGACCATGTCGTGTGCAGCGACGCCGTCTACGGTCCGACCTGCACGCTGATCGAGAGCTTCCTCAGCCGCTTCGGCATCGAATCGACCTTCGTCGACACCTCGGACACCGGCGCCGTTCAGAATGCCATACGTCCGAAAACGAAAGTCGTCTACGTCGAGACGCCCGGAAACCCCACGTTGGTGGTCAGCGACCTGGCCGCCATCGCGGACATCGCCCATGCGTCCGGCGCACTCGTCGTCGTGGACAATACCTTCCTCAGCCCCATCCTCCAGCAGCCGTTCGGTTACGGCGTGGACGTTGTCCTCCACAGCATGACCAAGTTCCTTAACGGGCATGCGGACGTCGTTGGCGGCATCATTGTCGTGCGCGATGAAGAACGCTACCGTCAGTTCCGGGGCGTACTCAACGGGCTCGGCGGTGTACTTCCGCCATTCGAGTCTTTCCTCGTCCATCGTGGCATCAAGACGCTGGCCGTGCGCATGCAGCGCCATTGTGAAAATGCCGTCAAGGTCGTGCAGTATCTTCAGAAGCACGTCGCCATCGAATGGGTCCGTTATCCCTGGCTGGAATCGCACCCGCAGTTCGAGGTGTCACGTCGCCAGAGTTCCGGCGGAGGGGCGGTCATCAGCTTCGAGCTCAAGGGAGGTCTGGAAGCCGGTCGGCGAATGATGAATGCCGTCAAGCTTTGCACGCTGGCCGTCAGTCTTGGCGGTGTCGAGACGCTGATCGAGCATCCCGCGAGCATGACGCACGCGTCCATGGGGCGCGAAGCCCGCCGTCGGGGACATATTTCCGACGGTCTGGTTCGCATATCCGTCGGGATTGAGAACGCCGATGAGATCATCGCCGACCTCGAACAGGCCCTGCACGCCGCAATGGCCGACGCGCCCGTCAGCGCCCCGGCGGAAGCGCGAACGAAATCGCCTCGTCCGAAGTCGACGATGGCGCTTTAG
- a CDS encoding class I SAM-dependent methyltransferase, with amino-acid sequence MPLNPSTALSRRTALQMSEPGSAGSVLHISERELRRIARERGPRGSAAWIWAKRAASEHLLRLIRHIDFRESKNTEATAEYAAMDAEDLAAINRLQSWANWRTIPRNLSGRLPNRPVRVVDLCCGVGESTAVLAWYTRPGSTVLGLELQPAFVEQARAGTYIHSDGRRAGVAFRVQSVLETFRDEDGATLETGSVDLVHAIGAIGRHFTESESAVIADETARVLREGGLAILDCGPDGTSGKALWRLFRDRRFEYLGRARSHPLERAWQLAFRKGRVRDGS; translated from the coding sequence ATGCCTCTCAACCCGTCCACCGCCCTTTCCCGCAGAACCGCGCTGCAGATGTCCGAACCCGGCAGCGCCGGGTCCGTGCTGCATATCAGCGAAAGGGAACTCCGCAGAATCGCCCGTGAACGCGGGCCGCGCGGGAGTGCGGCGTGGATCTGGGCGAAGCGCGCGGCATCCGAGCATCTCCTGCGCCTCATCAGGCACATCGACTTTCGGGAGTCGAAGAATACGGAGGCGACAGCCGAGTACGCCGCCATGGACGCCGAAGATCTTGCCGCCATCAACAGGCTGCAATCGTGGGCGAACTGGCGGACCATCCCCCGAAACCTCAGCGGCCGGCTACCCAACCGACCTGTAAGAGTCGTCGATCTTTGCTGCGGCGTGGGGGAATCGACGGCGGTGCTGGCTTGGTACACGCGGCCGGGCTCGACCGTTCTGGGTTTGGAATTGCAACCGGCTTTCGTGGAGCAGGCGCGAGCCGGCACATACATTCACTCAGACGGGCGGCGAGCAGGTGTTGCGTTCCGTGTGCAAAGCGTGCTCGAAACGTTCCGCGACGAGGACGGTGCCACGCTCGAAACGGGCAGTGTCGATCTGGTCCACGCCATCGGAGCGATCGGGCGGCACTTTACCGAGTCGGAATCGGCTGTCATCGCCGACGAGACCGCTCGCGTACTTCGGGAGGGAGGACTGGCCATCCTGGATTGCGGGCCGGACGGAACCTCGGGCAAAGCCCTGTGGAGACTTTTCCGTGACCGGAGATTTGAATATCTCGGGAGAGCAAGGAGCCACCCACTGGAACGGGCCTGGCAGCTCGCCTTTAGGAAAGGCCGCGTTCGCGACGGGTCCTGA
- the trpB gene encoding tryptophan synthase subunit beta — protein sequence MQPRGEISRNQGRRQTQSVVRGDAVVILQARYGPYGGRFVPETLIAPLVEIERGFEDAMHDPAFLAELDALLTHYAGRPTPLYLARRISESLGRKLYLKREDLLHGGAHKTNNTLGQALLARRLDKSRIIAETGAGQHGVATAMAGALLGIPVEVYMGAVDVERQQPNVQRMKLFGAKVHAVSSGAATLKDAINEAMRDWITHADDTYYLFGTAAGPHPFPSIVRQFQRIIGDETREQILHAEGRLPDAVFACVGGGSNAIGMFAAFLEDEVNLFGAEAAGEGIETGRHAATLGAGAAGVFHGMSSSFLQDADGQIAETHSISAGLDYPGVGPEHAHLRDMGRVIYQPVSDDEAIAAFHLLAQQEGILPALESAHAIALAMREADAMPPDAVVIVNLSGRGDKDLATVLERGGAA from the coding sequence ATGCAGCCGCGTGGAGAAATCAGCCGGAATCAAGGACGCCGCCAAACTCAGAGCGTTGTTCGAGGAGATGCAGTCGTGATTCTTCAAGCGAGATACGGGCCGTACGGAGGAAGATTCGTGCCGGAAACGCTCATTGCGCCACTCGTGGAAATCGAGCGCGGGTTTGAGGATGCGATGCACGACCCGGCATTTCTGGCTGAGCTCGACGCGTTGCTGACGCACTACGCCGGGCGGCCCACGCCGCTGTATCTTGCGCGGCGTATCTCGGAGAGCCTCGGACGGAAGCTCTACCTCAAGCGCGAGGACCTCCTGCACGGTGGAGCGCACAAGACCAACAACACGCTTGGACAGGCCCTGCTCGCCCGGCGGCTGGATAAGAGCCGAATTATTGCGGAGACCGGCGCGGGCCAGCACGGCGTGGCGACGGCCATGGCCGGGGCGCTTCTCGGCATCCCCGTGGAAGTCTACATGGGAGCCGTGGACGTCGAGCGCCAGCAGCCCAACGTGCAGCGCATGAAGCTATTCGGGGCGAAGGTTCACGCCGTCAGCAGCGGTGCCGCAACACTCAAAGATGCTATTAACGAAGCCATGCGCGACTGGATTACACACGCGGACGACACGTACTATCTCTTCGGAACCGCCGCCGGACCGCATCCTTTCCCTAGTATCGTGCGCCAATTCCAGCGGATCATCGGCGATGAGACGCGCGAGCAAATCCTTCATGCCGAAGGACGGCTACCGGACGCCGTGTTCGCCTGCGTGGGCGGGGGAAGCAACGCCATCGGCATGTTTGCCGCATTCCTGGAAGACGAGGTGAATCTCTTCGGAGCTGAAGCGGCCGGGGAGGGGATCGAAACCGGGCGGCATGCCGCGACACTGGGAGCGGGTGCCGCCGGGGTCTTTCATGGAATGAGTTCGTCGTTTCTCCAGGACGCCGACGGCCAGATTGCCGAGACGCACTCGATTTCGGCAGGGCTCGACTACCCTGGTGTCGGGCCTGAGCACGCCCATCTTCGCGACATGGGACGCGTGATTTATCAGCCCGTGAGTGACGACGAAGCGATCGCGGCGTTTCACCTGCTGGCTCAACAGGAAGGCATCCTCCCAGCATTGGAATCCGCACATGCCATTGCCCTGGCGATGCGCGAAGCGGACGCAATGCCCCCCGACGCGGTAGTGATCGTCAACCTCTCCGGGCGTGGCGACAAGGATCTGGCAACGGTGCTCGAGCGGGGAGGTGCTGCGTGA
- the aroF gene encoding 3-deoxy-7-phosphoheptulonate synthase — protein MLVVMEKNATDAQIERVCAAIRTMGYEPHPMPGAQRTAVCITGNRGPVETDGLAGLPGIREFIRVSKPYKLVSREFRQEDTVITLGDDAIGGEALSVIAGPCSVESPETTLRIAERLATLGVRFFRAGAYKPRTSPYAFQGLGEEGLRILAEVRDRFGMRIVTEALDADSLESMAAVADIVQIGARNMHNTSLLKLVGRLDKPVLLKRGLAATLDELFMAAEYIMSAGNYRVILCERGIRSFCDHSRFTLDLAAVPAIRRMSHLPVLVDPSHAAGTSYMVEPLSLAAVACGASGLIVEVHEDPALAWSDGAQAVPLSEFPRLLKRIQAVRASMEAEPGVSEPPDLRIPPTAWASCA, from the coding sequence ATGCTCGTCGTGATGGAGAAGAACGCCACCGATGCCCAGATCGAACGTGTCTGCGCGGCCATTCGAACCATGGGATACGAACCTCATCCCATGCCCGGAGCGCAGCGCACCGCCGTGTGCATCACGGGCAATCGCGGCCCGGTGGAGACCGACGGACTCGCCGGGCTGCCCGGCATCCGCGAGTTCATTCGCGTGTCCAAGCCATACAAGCTGGTCTCGCGCGAATTCCGCCAGGAGGATACGGTCATCACTTTGGGCGATGACGCAATCGGTGGGGAGGCTCTGAGCGTGATCGCCGGTCCATGCTCCGTCGAATCGCCGGAGACCACGCTAAGGATTGCGGAGCGACTTGCGACCTTGGGCGTACGTTTCTTCCGTGCCGGTGCCTATAAGCCGCGCACGAGTCCCTACGCCTTCCAGGGGCTCGGCGAGGAGGGACTGCGCATTCTCGCCGAAGTCCGTGATCGATTCGGCATGCGGATCGTCACCGAAGCGCTGGACGCGGATTCCCTGGAGAGCATGGCTGCTGTGGCGGACATCGTCCAGATCGGCGCCCGCAACATGCACAACACGTCACTGCTCAAGCTCGTCGGGCGACTCGACAAGCCCGTTCTGCTCAAGCGCGGCCTGGCCGCTACGCTGGACGAACTCTTCATGGCCGCCGAGTACATCATGTCCGCCGGCAACTACCGCGTGATCCTCTGCGAGCGCGGCATTCGCAGTTTCTGCGACCACTCCCGGTTTACCCTCGATCTGGCGGCCGTGCCCGCCATCCGCCGGATGAGTCACCTGCCCGTGCTGGTCGATCCCAGCCACGCAGCCGGTACCAGTTACATGGTCGAGCCGCTGAGCTTGGCGGCCGTGGCCTGCGGAGCGAGCGGCCTGATCGTCGAGGTTCACGAAGACCCGGCCCTGGCCTGGTCTGATGGAGCTCAGGCGGTGCCATTATCGGAGTTTCCCCGCCTCTTGAAGCGCATCCAGGCCGTTCGGGCTTCGATGGAGGCCGAACCTGGGGTAAGCGAACCCCCGGATCTGAGAATCCCTCCCACGGCCTGGGCGTCTTGTGCCTAG
- the trpA gene encoding tryptophan synthase subunit alpha — protein sequence MNRFVRRFSSQRDGAFIPFLVLGDPDLPASERLIRAAVDAGADALELGIPFSDPIADGPTIQRAATRARNAGADVDACLRLIERLRASADLPIGLLIYFNLAARQGLERFAQRLADCGVDAVVVADLPLEESAEFEQILAAQRVGIVQLVAPNTPLDRAAKLIDRSTAFTYVVSHFGTTGARARLDDATARRVSELRAITAKPLVVGFGVSSPAQAHGLANAGADGVIVGSALVARIEHHHGDPEAMDATVREFVRSFVSDRSPLSCSS from the coding sequence GTGAATCGTTTTGTAAGACGCTTTTCCTCACAGCGGGACGGGGCGTTCATTCCGTTTCTCGTGCTCGGCGACCCCGATCTGCCTGCCTCCGAGCGGCTGATTCGTGCCGCCGTCGACGCAGGCGCCGATGCGCTGGAGCTGGGGATTCCGTTCTCCGATCCGATCGCCGACGGGCCGACGATTCAGCGCGCCGCGACGCGAGCCCGCAACGCCGGTGCCGATGTCGATGCCTGCCTGCGACTGATCGAACGACTTCGCGCGAGTGCCGATCTGCCGATCGGGCTGCTCATCTATTTCAACCTGGCCGCGCGCCAGGGGCTCGAGCGCTTTGCTCAACGCCTCGCGGATTGCGGCGTGGACGCCGTTGTCGTTGCCGACCTGCCTCTGGAAGAGTCGGCCGAATTTGAGCAGATCCTCGCGGCGCAGCGCGTCGGCATCGTCCAACTCGTCGCGCCAAACACGCCTCTGGACCGCGCCGCAAAGCTCATCGATCGCTCCACGGCGTTTACCTACGTCGTGAGTCACTTCGGTACCACCGGCGCCCGCGCCAGGCTGGACGATGCCACTGCCCGACGCGTGAGTGAACTCCGCGCAATCACGGCAAAGCCGCTCGTCGTGGGTTTCGGCGTGAGCAGCCCTGCGCAGGCACATGGCCTGGCCAACGCCGGAGCCGACGGCGTGATCGTGGGAAGTGCCCTGGTGGCGCGTATTGAGCATCACCACGGCGACCCTGAGGCGATGGACGCCACCGTTCGTGAATTCGTCCGTTCTTTTGTAAGTGACAGGAGTCCGTTGTCATGCTCGTCGTGA